Proteins from a single region of Armatimonadota bacterium:
- a CDS encoding BON domain-containing protein: MKFPHTILIILLIYMVAGGAQAQNISDTQIQEKILSRIKPQLRPHDDITVNVKNGVVTITGKVGELQTKQSILNFAKRTIGVEQIVDQITVVPLEKQTDNQILRETRTALQGNLSKDEISAIKVRVENGVVTLSGTLSNSYSKQIAGLATSLVAGVIDVKNEIVVRPKIFRTDAEILADVQDRFRKNAFVANQKIDISVKNGIVTLNGIVDSFTQVEQAEAIARFTPGVVDVQDLLFVR; the protein is encoded by the coding sequence ATGAAATTTCCGCATACAATTTTGATAATTCTGCTGATATACATGGTTGCAGGGGGCGCTCAGGCTCAGAATATATCCGATACTCAAATCCAAGAGAAGATTTTAAGTCGAATAAAGCCCCAACTAAGGCCCCATGATGACATTACAGTTAACGTCAAAAACGGGGTTGTCACAATCACTGGCAAGGTTGGCGAACTCCAAACCAAACAAAGCATACTCAATTTTGCAAAGAGAACAATTGGAGTTGAGCAGATAGTTGATCAGATAACCGTCGTGCCTTTGGAAAAACAAACCGACAATCAAATTCTCAGAGAAACCCGCACGGCACTCCAAGGCAACCTCAGCAAAGACGAAATCTCCGCCATAAAGGTTCGAGTGGAGAACGGAGTAGTTACACTTAGTGGCACCCTTAGCAACAGCTATTCAAAACAAATTGCTGGCTTGGCTACTAGCTTAGTTGCTGGCGTTATAGACGTAAAGAATGAAATTGTAGTGCGCCCGAAGATTTTTCGAACAGATGCGGAAATATTAGCCGACGTGCAAGATCGCTTTAGAAAAAATGCGTTTGTTGCAAACCAAAAGATAGATATTTCTGTCAAAAATGGCATAGTTACCCTCAACGGGATTGTAGATAGTTTTACGCAAGTTGAGCAAGCAGAAGCAATCGCCAGATTCACACCCGGTGTTGTTGACGTCCAGGATCTCCTTTTTGTTAGATAG
- a CDS encoding sulfatase-like hydrolase/transferase yields MGKQSRKMTRREFVAKGAAVIGTLTAGLSLSKPAFGENRPNILFILTDDQRYDAMGFMGRPSFLKTPNLDRLAREGAHFENAFVTTALCSPSRASFLTGTYAHRHGVVNNEANDPDSSCPTFPLLLQKAGYETAYIGKWHMEPKADPRPGFDYWLSFKAQGIYENPNLNENGHEFQAEGYMTDLLTNYAVNWLKRKRSKPFCMILAHKAVHSPFTPAPRHKNAFPNAEIPEPASYKDTFEDKPEWMRRAFTFGVRRERWIASLKEPAPKKVERGAWNPREPRRLDYYRTILAIDESVGRVLDTLEEIGQLDNTVIVFAGDNGFFMGEHGLGDKRLIYEESIRIPLLMRYPEIIKPGSKRKEMFLNIDLAPTLLDIAGADIRKTMQGRSILPILKGKKSEWRESFLYEYFREEWAAGLPLMLGVRSKDWTYCSYPDMNDIEELYDLRNDPTQVRNLALDSAHLEKLKEMRAELERLKKETEYPEGKQLGAPPVGPVEEAKVIEGLVLSFDFARGDASDVSGHGNSSKLHGGQLVEEGGRKALKLEKGDYIEVSSSPALNPCMTPWTIEALIKGKEGVVMAQGGESFGYSLYLESGIPRFALRSEETLTEIAGNNPIGNDWVRLTAAIRKHSIELYVDGKLVASTGNVGLLPAKPHEGLQIGMDTGSLVGSYSKSIPYSGLIKYVRIWAGEHKIE; encoded by the coding sequence ATGGGCAAACAATCACGCAAAATGACCAGACGAGAATTCGTCGCAAAAGGAGCCGCGGTCATCGGAACACTTACAGCAGGCCTCTCATTATCAAAGCCTGCATTTGGGGAAAACAGACCAAACATCCTATTTATATTAACTGATGACCAGCGATACGACGCCATGGGTTTCATGGGCCGGCCATCATTTCTAAAGACGCCAAACCTCGACCGCCTCGCTCGTGAAGGCGCTCACTTTGAAAACGCATTCGTTACCACCGCGCTGTGCTCGCCAAGCCGCGCCTCATTTTTAACTGGCACCTATGCCCATAGGCATGGCGTTGTGAATAATGAAGCTAATGACCCAGATTCCTCCTGCCCAACATTTCCTCTTCTCCTTCAAAAAGCCGGCTATGAAACAGCATACATTGGCAAGTGGCATATGGAACCGAAGGCTGACCCCCGACCAGGTTTCGACTACTGGCTCAGCTTCAAGGCTCAGGGCATATATGAAAACCCGAACCTTAACGAAAACGGACATGAGTTTCAAGCAGAAGGATATATGACCGACTTATTAACCAACTACGCCGTCAATTGGCTAAAGCGAAAGAGAAGCAAGCCTTTCTGCATGATACTTGCGCACAAAGCAGTTCATAGTCCATTCACCCCCGCGCCCAGGCATAAAAATGCATTCCCCAACGCAGAGATTCCAGAACCCGCAAGCTACAAGGACACGTTCGAGGACAAACCCGAGTGGATGCGGCGAGCGTTTACGTTCGGAGTCAGGCGAGAACGGTGGATTGCAAGTCTGAAAGAGCCCGCCCCAAAGAAGGTCGAACGGGGTGCATGGAACCCTCGCGAGCCAAGGCGGCTAGATTACTATAGAACGATACTAGCTATTGATGAAAGCGTTGGACGAGTACTTGATACCCTTGAGGAGATTGGTCAGCTTGACAACACCGTTATTGTCTTTGCAGGCGACAACGGCTTCTTCATGGGCGAACATGGCTTGGGAGACAAGCGATTGATATATGAAGAATCAATTCGCATCCCGCTTCTTATGCGCTACCCAGAGATAATAAAACCTGGAAGCAAGAGAAAAGAAATGTTTCTTAACATAGACCTTGCTCCAACACTTCTTGATATAGCAGGAGCAGACATTCGCAAAACAATGCAAGGGCGCTCAATCCTACCAATCCTAAAAGGCAAGAAAAGTGAGTGGCGCGAGTCATTCCTATATGAATATTTCCGAGAGGAATGGGCGGCAGGATTACCCCTAATGCTAGGAGTTCGTTCAAAAGATTGGACATATTGTTCTTACCCCGATATGAACGACATTGAGGAGCTATATGACCTTCGAAATGACCCGACTCAGGTTCGCAACCTTGCTCTAGATTCGGCACATCTGGAGAAACTAAAGGAAATGCGTGCCGAGCTTGAGCGATTAAAGAAGGAAACAGAATATCCCGAAGGAAAACAGTTGGGAGCTCCGCCAGTGGGGCCCGTAGAAGAAGCTAAGGTAATCGAGGGGCTTGTTCTTTCCTTTGACTTCGCTCGCGGCGATGCATCTGACGTGTCTGGGCATGGAAACAGTAGCAAGCTACACGGCGGACAACTTGTGGAAGAAGGCGGCAGAAAAGCCCTCAAGCTTGAAAAAGGAGACTATATCGAAGTTTCAAGTTCACCCGCCCTCAATCCTTGCATGACGCCCTGGACAATTGAAGCGCTCATCAAAGGCAAGGAAGGCGTCGTCATGGCTCAGGGAGGCGAAAGTTTCGGCTACTCCCTATATCTCGAAAGCGGCATTCCCCGATTTGCATTGCGGTCAGAGGAAACCCTAACGGAAATTGCGGGGAACAACCCAATAGGCAACGACTGGGTACGCCTCACGGCCGCCATTAGAAAACACAGCATCGAGCTGTACGTAGACGGCAAGCTAGTTGCATCCACCGGGAATGTGGGACTTCTTCCTGCCAAACCGCACGAAGGTCTACAAATCGGCATGGATACAGGAAGCTTGGTCGGCAGCTACTCGAAATCAATTCCGTATAGCGGGCTGATTAAGTATGTGCGCATTTGGGCAGGGGAACACAAAATCGAATGA
- a CDS encoding LacI family transcriptional regulator, which translates to MSKTQPTIKDVARRAGVSHATVSYVLAGSKHASRISKETKLRVWAAAEELGYKFNPVGRALKRGHTDTILLLIVTWQMAKSHSQTAMALSRLATMRGLQLTVNIVKNDSEAESFLNQSMISNHEGLLVLWDSPAVEKSTLAQLANEGLPVIDLLPGAQGNIESVTADREHAGYTLTRHLIELGHQRIAFIGDTISRIKTTMQKYAGHERALREAGIGIDPSLMQNVEGFGFDGGFQGFQELITRQLNFTAVICINDPMALGAMACAQSMGMQCPRDISFVGYGAFDEGEYWRPSLTTVGLSADLVAESAVNEIVRLRSNPNAKRANIYIPGELIIRESTGPAP; encoded by the coding sequence ATGTCAAAAACACAGCCGACAATCAAAGATGTTGCCAGGAGAGCAGGGGTTTCACACGCCACAGTGTCATATGTTCTCGCTGGCAGTAAACACGCCTCGAGGATAAGTAAAGAAACAAAGCTCAGAGTATGGGCTGCTGCCGAGGAATTAGGGTATAAGTTTAATCCAGTCGGCCGAGCCCTCAAGCGAGGACATACCGATACTATTCTCTTGCTAATTGTTACTTGGCAAATGGCTAAGTCACATTCGCAGACAGCAATGGCGCTCAGCCGCTTAGCAACAATGCGAGGGCTTCAGCTTACTGTAAATATAGTTAAAAACGATTCCGAGGCAGAGTCATTTTTGAATCAAAGCATGATAAGCAACCACGAGGGATTATTAGTCCTGTGGGATTCGCCAGCAGTCGAAAAGAGCACGCTAGCCCAGCTTGCGAACGAGGGTTTGCCCGTGATTGATCTTCTTCCGGGCGCCCAAGGAAACATAGAAAGCGTCACTGCAGACCGCGAACACGCCGGCTACACATTGACACGGCACTTAATTGAACTAGGACACCAGCGGATAGCATTTATCGGGGACACAATTTCTCGCATAAAGACCACCATGCAGAAATACGCGGGCCATGAACGGGCGCTTCGTGAGGCAGGGATTGGTATAGACCCCAGCCTCATGCAGAATGTCGAAGGGTTTGGCTTTGACGGCGGCTTTCAGGGTTTTCAAGAACTTATTACCCGCCAGCTGAATTTCACCGCCGTAATTTGCATAAACGACCCCATGGCACTCGGCGCCATGGCTTGTGCCCAGTCCATGGGCATGCAATGTCCACGCGATATCTCATTCGTCGGTTATGGAGCGTTTGATGAAGGCGAGTACTGGCGCCCCTCCCTCACCACCGTCGGCCTTTCTGCAGACTTGGTCGCAGAAAGTGCAGTAAATGAGATTGTGCGGCTGCGAAGCAACCCAAACGCCAAAAGAGCGAATATATACATCCCCGGCGAACTGATTATCCGAGAATCAACCGGTCCCGCCCCATAG
- a CDS encoding beta-galactosidase — protein MRILTVLLSCLALARLATAGVIPVIANPGFEKGSAGWGWYSRAKCTYAISKENPYSGRQCVVFHNESPLEPEVYGRLFQVVGVLPATEYELSVWVRGKNVSSAIHFTDWNSYTLNIPSGSYDWQKISTRFRTKNDQNSLNIGINVVNLCDELAIDDISLKPIGSPLETKGINGWFLAPGTVIGDNAPASVAIFLNSTRKSTATVEAIIRAGSEIIFKKSAQVKPGENSFEWEWNSGKAPVRQLECTITISDEKGKVVAGTKKIEKLGSAISADLDKVEAKLKDFDALYKKCKMKGIPLDYPLVTRTMVEQFLPLARMDLQKGEITRANWAVGDFNRSLDNAMAEMQAYLKNPKLAPNAVRYRTSKVEIKGLSFIGDRQDSSGKKSRGPVFFCGYGHFGQVRTDMPRWPGYGVNIIQVEIGPSAVFPSENEVNLKPAQDIANLLDQAAKNNVMVNILLSPHYFPGWAYQKWPHLMKGGGGFFGYCVDAPEAKQIIEKFLRTVVPLFKDKPALHSFCLSNEPIFDRAAGCDNTPAMWAEYLAKVHGDIATLNARYKTQFSSFSEVPIPANGHYDAPQFYDYVVFNQERFASWHKWKADVIHEMAPKVPVHAKIMDSALLSRYTIAWGVDPELFGELSQINGNDNYAFPSGETIAWGSMNIGYDLQRSLNKKPIFNSENHISPDRSNYYIKPENFRTALWQGAIHGQGATTIWVWEKTYDKGSDFYGNVMDRPGCAEAVGRACLDLNRFAAEVTALQNVKAPVAILWSNASIARNQQYLDAMSRAYTALNFCGIKIDFISEKQLAAGKGSDYQIIMLPNATHLPEASFKSLLKLPPSSQCVIFGNSPSKDPWGNDFPDNEVAQLSKQAVIIPLDASPDKELWPKLLSLLDKMNLLPEIRVVDASTNQPVWGVEWLPAKIGSRTVINMVNLLEKPVDVRIVSLGRQTTEDKPMSPRILQARDLLSLGGQAKVRTLKTVTPVLAEIGQ, from the coding sequence ATGCGAATTCTAACAGTACTTTTGTCTTGTCTAGCACTCGCCAGGCTAGCCACGGCAGGTGTAATACCCGTGATAGCCAATCCCGGATTTGAGAAAGGCAGTGCAGGTTGGGGATGGTATTCCAGAGCCAAATGCACATATGCCATAAGCAAAGAAAACCCTTACTCGGGCAGGCAATGCGTTGTCTTCCATAATGAGAGCCCTCTCGAACCTGAGGTCTACGGCAGACTCTTTCAGGTTGTCGGCGTCTTGCCAGCAACTGAGTATGAATTGAGCGTATGGGTTCGGGGAAAAAACGTTTCATCTGCAATACATTTCACCGATTGGAACTCTTACACCCTTAACATCCCAAGCGGCAGCTATGATTGGCAAAAAATATCCACAAGGTTTCGAACAAAGAATGACCAAAATAGCCTAAACATTGGCATCAACGTCGTCAATTTATGCGATGAACTAGCGATTGATGACATTTCACTCAAACCCATCGGTTCCCCATTAGAAACGAAAGGCATAAATGGATGGTTTCTAGCGCCAGGCACGGTTATTGGTGACAACGCTCCAGCCTCAGTCGCTATCTTTCTCAATTCTACACGGAAAAGCACAGCAACCGTCGAAGCTATAATTCGCGCTGGGAGCGAAATCATTTTCAAAAAGAGCGCCCAAGTAAAGCCAGGCGAAAACTCTTTCGAATGGGAGTGGAACAGCGGCAAGGCACCAGTTAGACAGCTTGAATGCACCATAACCATTTCAGATGAAAAAGGCAAGGTTGTTGCTGGAACAAAAAAGATTGAGAAACTCGGTTCTGCGATTTCTGCCGATTTGGACAAGGTTGAAGCTAAACTCAAAGATTTCGATGCACTCTATAAAAAGTGCAAGATGAAAGGAATCCCCCTCGATTATCCGCTTGTAACGCGAACCATGGTTGAGCAGTTCCTGCCGCTGGCACGGATGGACTTACAGAAGGGCGAGATAACGCGGGCTAACTGGGCTGTTGGCGATTTTAATCGCTCACTCGACAACGCAATGGCGGAGATGCAGGCATATCTCAAAAATCCAAAACTTGCGCCAAATGCTGTTAGATATCGCACGAGCAAGGTTGAGATAAAGGGCTTGAGCTTCATTGGCGATAGGCAAGATTCAAGTGGCAAGAAGAGCCGAGGTCCAGTCTTTTTCTGCGGCTATGGGCACTTTGGCCAAGTGAGGACAGACATGCCTCGTTGGCCAGGCTATGGCGTGAACATCATTCAAGTTGAGATTGGTCCCAGCGCCGTTTTCCCCTCGGAAAATGAGGTCAATCTCAAACCTGCCCAAGACATCGCCAATCTTCTCGACCAAGCGGCAAAAAACAATGTAATGGTCAATATTCTCCTCTCGCCGCACTACTTCCCAGGTTGGGCATACCAGAAATGGCCACATTTAATGAAAGGCGGCGGTGGATTCTTTGGATATTGTGTGGACGCACCCGAAGCAAAACAAATAATAGAGAAGTTTCTGCGAACGGTTGTCCCTCTCTTCAAAGACAAACCGGCACTACACAGCTTTTGTCTCTCAAATGAGCCTATTTTCGACCGTGCCGCCGGCTGTGATAACACACCAGCCATGTGGGCCGAATATCTTGCCAAAGTACATGGCGACATTGCAACGCTGAACGCACGGTATAAGACCCAATTTTCAAGCTTCTCTGAGGTGCCAATCCCTGCAAATGGCCACTATGACGCACCGCAATTCTACGATTATGTCGTGTTCAACCAAGAGCGCTTTGCAAGCTGGCACAAATGGAAAGCAGATGTTATTCATGAAATGGCTCCAAAGGTTCCTGTACACGCAAAAATCATGGATTCAGCACTTCTTTCAAGGTACACAATCGCATGGGGAGTTGACCCAGAGCTTTTTGGCGAACTTTCACAAATTAACGGCAATGACAACTACGCTTTCCCAAGCGGCGAGACAATCGCCTGGGGCTCAATGAACATAGGCTATGATCTACAGCGCTCACTAAACAAGAAGCCGATATTTAATTCAGAAAACCACATCAGCCCTGACCGCTCGAATTATTACATCAAACCGGAGAACTTCCGCACAGCGCTTTGGCAAGGGGCAATCCACGGCCAGGGAGCAACCACTATTTGGGTATGGGAAAAGACATATGACAAAGGGTCGGACTTCTATGGCAATGTGATGGACCGCCCAGGGTGCGCGGAGGCTGTCGGGCGCGCGTGCCTTGACCTAAACCGCTTTGCGGCTGAGGTTACAGCCCTGCAGAACGTTAAGGCGCCGGTGGCGATTTTGTGGTCAAATGCTTCTATCGCCCGAAACCAGCAATATCTGGATGCAATGTCCAGAGCTTACACAGCCTTGAACTTCTGCGGCATAAAGATTGACTTCATTTCAGAAAAGCAACTTGCTGCCGGCAAGGGAAGTGATTACCAAATCATCATGCTTCCAAATGCAACCCACCTTCCAGAGGCATCCTTTAAAAGCCTCCTTAAATTGCCGCCCTCCAGCCAATGCGTCATCTTCGGCAACTCACCATCTAAAGACCCATGGGGAAATGACTTTCCCGATAACGAAGTCGCCCAGCTTTCTAAACAGGCGGTGATTATTCCTCTCGATGCAAGCCCAGATAAAGAACTTTGGCCCAAGCTGCTCTCACTGCTTGATAAGATGAACCTACTGCCCGAGATTCGCGTTGTAGATGCATCAACCAACCAACCGGTGTGGGGAGTAGAATGGCTACCTGCCAAAATCGGCAGTCGAACGGTCATAAACATGGTGAACCTTCTAGAGAAACCAGTGGACGTAAGAATAGTTTCGTTGGGCAGACAAACTACCGAGGATAAGCCAATGTCCCCCAGAATTCTGCAGGCTCGAGATCTCCTTTCCCTTGGTGGGCAGGCAAAGGTGCGAACACTAAAAACAGTAACGCCTGTACTGGCGGAAATTGGGCAATAA
- a CDS encoding uroporphyrinogen decarboxylase family protein, which yields MKKDQFEQLKAIVQGAKIKPPVALLVDSPWIPPFVGIGAMEYFTEPDKWLEANLHVVERFPDVIFIPGFWVEYGMAIEPSAHGCKVSWWKDSPPSVSPVLSDISEVSRLTVPSPQNDGLMPFVLHLQRRAQEQIAPMGYSIRIVSARGPLALATFIRGITEFLIDIKIEPENSHRLLDICTETVIRWLDAQAKNLPDVEAIFVLDDIVGLLSPADYEEFAHPYLKRIFNAFHGMLKLYHNDANIEPFAERLAETGFDILNFSHLIDAGELYRRIGDKVVLMGNVPPLQVLTEGTPEQVKESAKRALDGTGGRIILSAGGGTNPGTSAENIDALVQAAREWSESHG from the coding sequence ATGAAAAAAGACCAATTCGAGCAGTTGAAGGCGATTGTGCAAGGAGCTAAGATCAAGCCTCCAGTAGCTTTATTAGTTGACAGCCCTTGGATTCCGCCGTTTGTAGGCATAGGGGCAATGGAATACTTCACAGAACCTGATAAATGGCTGGAGGCGAACCTGCACGTCGTCGAGCGCTTCCCTGACGTGATATTTATACCAGGCTTTTGGGTCGAATATGGAATGGCGATTGAGCCCTCTGCGCATGGGTGCAAAGTATCATGGTGGAAAGATTCTCCACCTTCGGTTTCGCCTGTGCTCTCCGACATCTCCGAGGTCAGCCGGCTAACAGTACCATCGCCACAAAATGACGGACTAATGCCATTTGTGCTGCATCTTCAGCGGCGTGCCCAGGAACAGATTGCCCCAATGGGGTATTCAATTCGCATAGTCTCTGCCCGAGGTCCGCTAGCACTTGCAACATTCATTCGGGGGATTACCGAGTTCCTAATAGACATAAAAATTGAACCTGAGAACTCGCATCGTTTGCTCGATATTTGCACTGAAACCGTAATCCGCTGGCTGGATGCCCAAGCAAAGAACTTGCCCGATGTCGAGGCAATTTTCGTTCTTGATGACATAGTAGGTCTTTTATCACCAGCTGACTACGAAGAGTTCGCCCATCCATATCTTAAGCGAATATTTAATGCTTTTCATGGCATGCTCAAACTCTATCACAATGATGCGAATATTGAGCCATTTGCCGAGCGCCTCGCAGAAACGGGCTTTGACATCTTGAATTTCAGCCACCTAATAGACGCCGGCGAACTCTATCGGCGGATTGGAGACAAGGTAGTCCTAATGGGGAATGTCCCGCCTCTTCAGGTGCTGACAGAGGGGACGCCGGAGCAGGTGAAAGAAAGCGCCAAGCGAGCGCTTGATGGGACTGGAGGGCGAATAATACTCTCAGCTGGCGGCGGCACGAATCCCGGCACATCAGCTGAGAATATAGATGCTCTTGTCCAAGCGGCGCGGGAGTGGTCAGAAAGCCATGGCTAG